Proteins from a genomic interval of Vanacampus margaritifer isolate UIUO_Vmar chromosome 4, RoL_Vmar_1.0, whole genome shotgun sequence:
- the LOC144051112 gene encoding guanine nucleotide-binding protein subunit beta-5b-like isoform X2: MCDQTFVAVTFGPCESCEKASPLMNIYIKTEPINYCSFCVEMMACKGLLAGESLASLKRESDSLKTKLDVERNKLNDVELSKVAEKVEVLSSLSIKTRRVLKGHVNKVLCMDWCKDKRRIVSSSQDGKVIVWDAFTLNKEHAMSLPCTWVMACAYAPSGCAVACGGLDNKCCVFPLSLDPSENPASKKKLVAMHTNYLSACTFTNSDMQLLTSSGDGTCALWDVESGQLLQSFHGHTADILSLDLAPSETGNTFVTGGCDKKANVWDMRSGQNVQSFENHQSDINCVKYYPSGDAFASASDDATCRFYDLRADREVAVYQKDSIIFGASTVDFSLSGRLLFAGYNDYTINVWDVLKGNRISTMYGHENRVSRVRLSPDGTALCSASWDNTLRLGLDLNEWPQTCRKLAETIADFLGEEKKEWMLENNGWEGFCKSCSRQSAQDASMKTALLAAAGVGLAGLTFLLGRSC, from the exons ATGTGCGACCAGACATTCGTAGCGGTCACCTTTGGCCCTTGCGAGAGCTGCGAAAAGGCCAGCCCCCTCATGAACATCTACATCAAGACGGAGCCCATCAACTACTGCTCCTTCTGTGTGGAGATG ATGGCGTGCAAGGGGCTCCTGGCGGGTGAAAGTCTGGCCTCGCTCAAGAGGGAAAGTGACAGTTTGAAGACGAAGTTGGACGTGGAGAGGAACAAGCTCAACGACGTCGAGT TAAGCAAAGTGGCGGAGAAGGTGGAGGTGTTGTCTTCTCTGTCAATCAAGACCAGACGTGTGCTCAAGGGTCACGTCAACAAAGTGCTGTGCATGGACTGGTGCAAAGACAAGCGGCGCATAGTCAGCTCCTCGCAG GATGGTAAAGTGATCGTGTGGGATGCATTCACTCTCAATAAG GAGCACGCCATGAGCCTGCCGTGCACGTGGGTGATGGCGTGCGCGTACGCTCCCTCAGGTTGTGCCGTGGCGTGCGG AGGCCTGGACAACAAATGTTGCGTGTTCCCGCTCTCCCTGGACCCGAGCGAGAACCCGGCGAGCAAGAAGAAGTTGGTGGCCATGCACACCAACTACCTGTCAGCTTGCACCTTCACCAACTCTGACATGCAG CTCCTTACTAGCAGCGGTGACGGCACGTGCGCTCTGTGGGACGTGGAGAGCGGACAACTGCTGCAGAGCTTCCACGGTCACACGGCCGACATCTTGTCCCTGGACCTGGCCCCCTCGGAGACCGGCAACACTTTTGTCACCGGC GGCTGTGATAAGAAGGCCAACGTGTGGGACATGCGCTCCGGGCAGAACGTCCAGTCTTTTGAGAACCACCAGTCTGACATCAACTGCGTCAA GTACTACCCCAGCGGCGATGCGTTTGCGTCTGCCTCCGACGACGCCACG TGTCGCTTCTACGATTTACGCGCTGACCGCGAAGTGGCCGTCTACCAGAAAGACAGCATCATCTTTGGCGCGTCTACCGTGGACTTCTCTCTTAGTg GTCGCTTGCTCTTCGCCGGCTACAACGACTACACCATAAACGTGTGGGATGTCCTGAAGGGAAACCGCATTTCCACAATGTACGGTCACGAGAACCGCGTCAGCAGAGTGCGCTTGTCACCGGACGGCACGGCGCTTTGCTCCGCCTCTTGGGATAACACCTTAAGG TTAGGGCTGGACCTCAACGAGTGGCCGCAAACCTGCAGGAAGCTGGCAGAGACCATCGCGGACTTCCTGGGCGAGGAGAAAAAGGAGTGGATGCTGGAGAACAATGGCTGG gaGGGTTTCTGCAAGTCGTGCAGCAGACAGTCGGCTCAGGACGCGTCCATGAAGACGGCGCTGTTGGCCGCGGCCGGCGTGGGCCTCGCCGGACTCACCTTCCTGTTAGGCCGCTCCTGTTAG
- the LOC144051112 gene encoding guanine nucleotide-binding protein subunit beta-5b-like isoform X1 — MCDQTFVAVTFGPCESCEKASPLMNIYIKTEPINYCSFCVEMMACKGLLAGESLASLKRESDSLKTKLDVERNKLNDVELSKVAEKVEVLSSLSIKTRRVLKGHVNKVLCMDWCKDKRRIVSSSQDGKVIVWDAFTLNKEHAMSLPCTWVMACAYAPSGCAVACGGLDNKCCVFPLSLDPSENPASKKKLVAMHTNYLSACTFTNSDMQLLTSSGDGTCALWDVESGQLLQSFHGHTADILSLDLAPSETGNTFVTGGCDKKANVWDMRSGQNVQSFENHQSDINCVKYYPSGDAFASASDDATCRFYDLRADREVAVYQKDSIIFGASTVDFSLSGRLLFAGYNDYTINVWDVLKGNRISTMYGHENRVSRVRLSPDGTALCSASWDNTLRIWA, encoded by the exons ATGTGCGACCAGACATTCGTAGCGGTCACCTTTGGCCCTTGCGAGAGCTGCGAAAAGGCCAGCCCCCTCATGAACATCTACATCAAGACGGAGCCCATCAACTACTGCTCCTTCTGTGTGGAGATG ATGGCGTGCAAGGGGCTCCTGGCGGGTGAAAGTCTGGCCTCGCTCAAGAGGGAAAGTGACAGTTTGAAGACGAAGTTGGACGTGGAGAGGAACAAGCTCAACGACGTCGAGT TAAGCAAAGTGGCGGAGAAGGTGGAGGTGTTGTCTTCTCTGTCAATCAAGACCAGACGTGTGCTCAAGGGTCACGTCAACAAAGTGCTGTGCATGGACTGGTGCAAAGACAAGCGGCGCATAGTCAGCTCCTCGCAG GATGGTAAAGTGATCGTGTGGGATGCATTCACTCTCAATAAG GAGCACGCCATGAGCCTGCCGTGCACGTGGGTGATGGCGTGCGCGTACGCTCCCTCAGGTTGTGCCGTGGCGTGCGG AGGCCTGGACAACAAATGTTGCGTGTTCCCGCTCTCCCTGGACCCGAGCGAGAACCCGGCGAGCAAGAAGAAGTTGGTGGCCATGCACACCAACTACCTGTCAGCTTGCACCTTCACCAACTCTGACATGCAG CTCCTTACTAGCAGCGGTGACGGCACGTGCGCTCTGTGGGACGTGGAGAGCGGACAACTGCTGCAGAGCTTCCACGGTCACACGGCCGACATCTTGTCCCTGGACCTGGCCCCCTCGGAGACCGGCAACACTTTTGTCACCGGC GGCTGTGATAAGAAGGCCAACGTGTGGGACATGCGCTCCGGGCAGAACGTCCAGTCTTTTGAGAACCACCAGTCTGACATCAACTGCGTCAA GTACTACCCCAGCGGCGATGCGTTTGCGTCTGCCTCCGACGACGCCACG TGTCGCTTCTACGATTTACGCGCTGACCGCGAAGTGGCCGTCTACCAGAAAGACAGCATCATCTTTGGCGCGTCTACCGTGGACTTCTCTCTTAGTg GTCGCTTGCTCTTCGCCGGCTACAACGACTACACCATAAACGTGTGGGATGTCCTGAAGGGAAACCGCATTTCCACAATGTACGGTCACGAGAACCGCGTCAGCAGAGTGCGCTTGTCACCGGACGGCACGGCGCTTTGCTCCGCCTCTTGGGATAACACCTTAAGG ATTTGGGCCTAG